The Pseudomonas hefeiensis genomic sequence TGTTGTCGCGGAACTCGCGAAACACGGAGAGGATCAGGTCCTGCCGGCCGCCCTGGCTGCCTACCTTCCAGTTGATGGCGTTGCGAGTGGCATAAGTCGAGAAGTACGGCTCGCCACCCTCATCGATATTGACTACCAGCGGCACCCGGCCATGGGAAATAGCCTGGCGAACCATTCGAAAGAACAGTTGCTTGAGGCCGAAGCCGTCAGAGGTGGCGTTTTCCTCCAGCCCCTGCATGCCAGATGGAAGCATGATCTCGGGAATCAACCTCGAAACCAATCCCATCATCGAACGCAACGCATCGCGGACCCAGTGTTCGTACTGAGCCCTGGCCGTGTAGTTCTCATACAGGTATTTGTTGCCGTCGCCGTCCTGCTTTTCAGCCTCTACCATGCCGCTGGGCTTGGGTAGATTGCGCTGGTTGCGCTTGACGGCGCATTCGCCCTCGAGCGCATCGTCCATCATTTTCCACTCGGCGATGTGCGCGTCGTAGTCGGGGTTTGTCGATTGCACTGGCATCAGGCCAAGCCTCCAATTCGGCGTGTTCCGCCTGTGCGTGTTTTGATCGGGTAGCGTTTGGCAATGAAGTAGCCGGGCGCATCCACCAGGTGGTCATATCCGGCCTTCTTGTCGGGCTCGCCCTTATCCGTGTAGATCTGACGTTCCAGGCACTGCGTGTATTTCGGGCACTGGTCTACGTTCACCAGGTAGCGATGCTCTCCATAGGTATTGGCAAACATCGCGCACATGGCGTTGACCCGGTCCTTCACCGCCGGATTGGTCGAATCCACAATTACGGTGAAGCCAGCCTTCTTGAGCAAAGACAAGTCCGACTCGCTTGCACTCTTGCTGCTTGTGTTCTGGCCGCTGGCGTCCGGATAGATCGCAATGCTGTGGTCAGGGAAGCGAAGCTTGATCTTGTCGATCATCTCTGGCGTATCCCGCACCTCGGAAAACTCACTAAGGGCCAGCGGTAGGTCGTCACGTATGACATGCACCACAGCCGCCATCTTCATGACGTTGAAGTCCATGCCGATGTGCAGCGCCTCGCCGCGCTTAATCGTCTCGCTGGTGCGGTTCGCCTCACGGTTGAACGTGTAGTAGACGACGCCCTGGTAGTTCTCAAAGCTGGCCTCATACTCTTGCCGGAACGTCCGGGGATCCATCTTGCGACGGGCAGCCTCGATTTCTTCCGGCGGAACGTTGCCACCATCGAGTGACGTGTAAAGCCAGCTACGGTGGTCAGGCTCATGTCCTGGCTTACCGTCTTGAAACGTGTCGTAGCAGTGGTTGAATCCTTTTGGTGTGCCAATGCGCAGTGCATGACCGCCCTTTCGAACCTCGCCGTTCGGGAGCGTGTAGGTGCAGGTCGAGAGCATCGGCCGGATGACTTCTTCCCAAGCCGCGTATTTGCAGTCGGCCCATTCGTCCACAAGGATGAAGAACAGACCTGAACCACGCAGATCGTCGTAGTTCTCCAGACCGACACACCGGAGTAAGTGACCGCTCTTCAGCGTGATCAACATGTC encodes the following:
- a CDS encoding terminase large subunit domain-containing protein; this encodes MSLPARISDGLVALTPKQANIYCWGFQPEARFRDAVCGRRFGKTFLGKAEMRRAAKLAAAWNVSVEDEIWYAAPTQKQARRVFWRRLKQAIPKSWLATKPNETDMLITLKSGHLLRCVGLENYDDLRGSGLFFILVDEWADCKYAAWEEVIRPMLSTCTYTLPNGEVRKGGHALRIGTPKGFNHCYDTFQDGKPGHEPDHRSWLYTSLDGGNVPPEEIEAARRKMDPRTFRQEYEASFENYQGVVYYTFNREANRTSETIKRGEALHIGMDFNVMKMAAVVHVIRDDLPLALSEFSEVRDTPEMIDKIKLRFPDHSIAIYPDASGQNTSSKSASESDLSLLKKAGFTVIVDSTNPAVKDRVNAMCAMFANTYGEHRYLVNVDQCPKYTQCLERQIYTDKGEPDKKAGYDHLVDAPGYFIAKRYPIKTRTGGTRRIGGLA